A DNA window from Castanea sativa cultivar Marrone di Chiusa Pesio chromosome 7, ASM4071231v1 contains the following coding sequences:
- the LOC142643061 gene encoding protein transport protein SEC24 A: MGTENPGRPNFPARPAATPFAAAPPQNVMPFSSSGPLVGSEASGFRPTPPAAPQPTVPFSSSGPLAGSQSSGFRLPPPARYNDPSVPPPASNVPPTGGLFQRFPTPPFPSTVQAPASRVPPVGQPIAQPPAPPVSFRPQPQIPPVPMGAPPQSVNSAPPNVNVPYSVSDSSFPAPMTNFQSSFPGYARMQSNADLQPPPMQSPFPSHQGGYAPAPPTSSIPFLSHQGGYVPPPPVAAPLGLQSRDQMQYPGSGPPGSIQGLIEDFSSLSIGSVPGSIDPGVDPKALPRPLEGDVEPKLFSEMYPMNCNPRFLRLTTSGIPNSQSLASRWHLPLGAVVCPLAEAPDGEEVPVVNFVSTGIIRCRRCRTYVNPYVTFTDAGRKWRCNICSLLNDVPGDYFAHLDATGKRIDLDQRPELTKGSVEFVAPTEYMMRPPMPPVYFFLIDVSVSAVRSGMIEVVAQTIRSCLDELPGYPRTQIGFATFDSAIHFYNMKSSLTQPQMMVVSDLDDIFVPLPDDLLVNLSESRSVVETFLDSLPSMFQDNVNVESAFGPALKAAFMVMSQLGGKLLIFQNTLPSLGVGRLKLRGDDLRVYGTDKEHMLRIPEDQFYKQMAAELTKYQIAVNVYAFSDKYTDIASLGTLAKYTGGQVCYYPGFQSAIHGEKLRHELARDLTRETAWESVMRIRCGKGVRFTSYHGNFMLRSTDLMALPAVDCDKAYAMQLTLEETLLTTQTVYFQVALLYTASCGERRIRVHTAAAPVVADLGEMYRQADVGAVVSVLSRLAIEKTLSSKLEDARNSVQLRIVKALKEYRNLYAVQHRLGGRIIFPESLKFLPLYGLALCRSTPLRGGYADAPLDERCSAGYTMMTLPVKKLLKLLYPSLIRLDEHLLKASAQVDDFKNLEKRLPLAAENLDSRGLYLYDDGFRFNIWFGRALSPDVAMNLLGADFAAELSKVTLSERENEMSRKLMRILKKFRESDPSYYHLCHLVRQGEQPREGFLLLSNLVEDQMGGANGYVDWILQIHRQVQQNP; encoded by the exons ATGGGGACTGAAAATCCTGGTCGTCCAAATTTTCCTGCTAGACCTGCTGCTACACCTTTTGCTGCTGCTCCTCCTCAGAATGTGATGCCTTTTTCATCATCTGGTCCTTTGGTTGGATCAGAGGCCTCTGGTTTCAGGCCTACTCCACCAGCTGCTCCTCAGCCCACAGTGCCCTTTTCATCATCTGGGCCTTTGGCTGGATCCCAATCCTCTGGTTTTAGACTTCCACCACCAGCTAGATATAATGATCCATCTGTGCCTCCACCAGCATCAAATGTGCCACCTACTGGTGGACTGTTCCAGCGTTTCCCAACACCACCTTTTCCCTCAACAGTTCAAGCACCTGCTTCACGTGTCCCACCTGTGGGGCAACCAATAGCTCAACCTCCCGCTCCACCAGTTTCCTTTCGCCCACAGCCGCAGATACCTCCAGTGCCAATGGGAGCTCCACCTCAAAGTGTAAACTCTGCACCTCCTAATGTGAATGTTCCTTACTCTGTCTCAGATTCATCGTTTCCAGCGCCCATGACAAATTTTCAGTCGTCATTTCCTGGATATGCTCGGATGCAGTCTAATGCAGATTTACAACCGCCACCTATGCAGTCTCCTTTTCCTTCTCACCAAGGAGGTTATGCACCCGCCCCACCTACTTCTTCcatcccttttctttctcaccaAGGAGGTTATGTTCCACCTCCACCAGTGGCAGCGCCATTGGGTCTGCAGTCAAGGGATCAAATGCAGTATCCGGGCTCTGGACCTCCTGGTTCCATCCAAGGTTTGATCGAAGACTTCAGCTCTCTCTCTATTGGGTCTGTTCCTGGGTCAATTGATCCAGGAGTTGATCCTAAAGCACTACCAAGGCCATTAGAAGGTGATGTGGAGCCAAAATTGTTTTCTGAGATGTATCCTATGAATTGCAATCCTAGATTTTTACGACTTACAACCAGTGGTATTCCAAATTCCCAGTCTTTGGCTTCAAGGTGGCATTTGCCTCTTGGAGCAGTTGTGTGTCCACTTGCGGAAGCTCCTGATGGG GAAGAAGTGCCAGTAGTTAATTTCGTTTCAACGGGCATTATTCGTTGTAGAAGATGTCGCACATACGTGAATCCATATGTCACATTTACAGATGCTGGGAGAAAGTGGCGTTGCAACATCTGTTCTCTACTAAATGATG TTCCTGGAGACTATTTTGCCCATTTAGATGCCACTGGTAAAAGAATTGATTTGGATCAGCGACCTGAGCTTACGAAAGGTAGTGTGGAATTTGTTGCTCCAACTGAATATATGATGCGGCCTCCCATGCCTCCAGTATACTTTTTCCTCATTGACGTCTCTGTATCTGCAGTCAGAAGTGGTATGATTGAG GTTGTGGCCCAAACAATCAGATCTTGTTTGGATGAGCTGCCTGGCTACCCCAGAACACAAATTGGATTTGCGACATTTGACAGCGcaatacatttttataatatgaag TCATCTTTGACACAGCCGCAAATGATGGTTGTCTCAGATCTGGATGACATATTTGTACCATTGCCAGATGATCTCCTTGTCAATTTGTCCGAATCCAGAAGTGTGGTGGAAACATTCCTAGATAGCTTGCCTTCCATGTTTCAGGACAATGTGAATGTGGAATCTGCTTTTGGTCCTGCTCTTAAAGCGGCATTCATGGTTATG AGCCAACTTGGGGGGAAATTGTTAATATTTCAGAACACACTTCCATCTCTTGGTGTTGGCCGCTTAAAATTGCGTGGAGATGATCTTCGTGTTTATGGAACAGATAAAGAACACATGTTAAGAATTCCTGAAGATCAATTCTACAAGCAAATGGCTGCTGAACTAACTAAGTACCAGATAGCAGTGAATGTGTACGCTTTCAGTGACAAGTACACTGATATAGCCTCTTTAG GAACTCTGGCAAAATATACTGGAGGTCAGGTGTGTTATTATCCAGGCTTCCAATCTGCCATTCATGGAGAGAAGTTGAGGCATGAGTTAGCCAGAGACCTTACAAGGGAAACTGCCTGGGAATCTGTCATGCGCATAAGATGTGGAAAAG GTGTCCGATTTACCTCTTATCATGGAAATTTTATGCTAAGATCTACGGATCTAATGGCACTCCCAGCTGTAGATTGTGATAAAGCGTATGCAATGCAGTTGACTCTTGAAGAGACATTATTGACAACTCAGACAGTATATTTCCAAGTTGCTTTGCT ATATACTGCATCATGTGGAGAAAGGCGTATTAGAGTACACACAGCAGCTGCACCAGTGGTTGCAGATCTTGGAGAGATGTATCGCCAGGCTGATGTTGGTGCTGTTGTTTCTGTGTTAAGCAGGCTAG CAATTGAGAAAACGTTGTCCAGTAAACTGGAAGATGCACGAAACTCTGTGCAACTAAGAATTGTTAAAGCCCTTAAAGAGTATCGAAATCTTTATGCTGTGCAACATCGCTTAGGAGGCAGGATAATATTTCCCGAGTCTTTGAAGTTCTTGCCTTTGTACGGATTAGCACTTTGTAGATCCACACCTCTTCGGGGAGGATATGCTGATGCTCCACTTGATGAGCGCTGTTCAGCAGGTTACACGATGATGACTCTACCAGTAAAGAAATTGTTGAAGCTTCTATATCCTAGCTTGATTCGACTGGACGAGCATCTTTTGAAG GCATCTGCTCAAGTCGATGACTTCAAAAACCTTGAGAAAAGATTACCACTGGCTGCTGAGAACTTAGATTCCAGAGGCCTTTATTTATATGATGATGGTTTTCGCTTTAATATATGGTTTGGTAGAGCTCTTTCACCTGATGTGGCCATGAATTTACTTGGTGCAGACTTTGCAGCAGAATTGTCAAAG GTTACCCTTTCTGAGCGTGAAAATGAAATGTCAAGGAAGCTGATGAGGATACTTAAGAAATTTAGAGAAAGTGACCCTTCATATTATCATCTGTGTCATCTTGTAAGACAAGGCGAACAGCCCAGAGAAggcttccttcttctctctaaTCTCGTTGAGGACCAGATGGGGGGTGCTAATGGTTATGTAGATTGGATTCTACAAATACACCGGCAAGTTCAGCAAAATCCATAG